In Stanieria sp. NIES-3757, the DNA window TGAACTAAATTTAAAGGTGTTGCTGATGAGCAAGTATAAAACCGAGAGTAATATGATTCAGCTATTAGCTTTTAAGAACTTATAATCATTCCCAACAGTTAAATAACCTGCATGAACAGGATTTAGGATAAGCTTTTCTGAAGTTGAGCAAGACATCAACAGATAGTTCGGCTTTGAGACGCAACTATGACCAAAGATTAATTTGAAGAAAATCTGGGCATATTAGTAGCACATTGCTTTTTGAGTAATGTTTTGCCCGCTTAATTTCTTAAGGTAATGGCTACTATAATTTCTCAAGGCTCTACCATTTCGTTAGCAAAAATTTTTGGCTTGTTTACAATTTGCTTTTATGTTTTGTTTACTCTATTAGCTGATAGCCACAGCTTGATGGTTCTTTATCCTGTGGTTTTACTTTGGCAAATAGGTTTGATGCTGCCTATTTTGTGGTTATTAATCCTAGTTTGGCAGAACAAAAAAATAGCTTTAGGTAATAATTTAGATTGGCTAGTTGGATTGGGTTTAATTGGAGTCATAATTTCTACAGTTTTTGCTCAATTTAAACCGCAAGCGATTTGGTATGGTTGGGCAGCTTTTGGGTTAATAGCTGTTATTTATTTAGTTAATTATTATGGTGATAGTCCGCAAATTAGAGCTCAAATTTTAGTCAAGCAAGGTTATTTAAATTTAGCATTGATTATTGTTAGTTTATTTTTATGGACAACTCAAACGTTACTACCAGAGTTAGCTCGTCTTCAACAACTTAAACAAGCTGGAATTAATTTAACTTTTGATTTTTCAACTATAGAATTACGTAATTGGGCTCCTTTTGGACATCAAAATTATGTTGCTGGTTATTTAGTTTTAGCCTTACCTTTATTAATCGGCTTGACTATTTTGGCAACAGATTGGCAACGTTGGTTATGGTTGAGTGGATGTGTTTTAGGATTGCTCGATCTTTATACTACTAGTTCGCGGGGTGGCTGGTTAGCAGTAATTGCAACTTTCGTGATTGGTTTATTAATTCTGTTATGTTTTAGTTCTTTACCCCGTCTGTGGTTAATTTTGGGGGGAATAAGTAGTTTTATCGGTCTTAGTTTGGTTATTTTAGTTAATAACCGTTTTAATACTTTGATTATGGCAGTCATCAAAGGAGAAGGAGGCGGAGAATTAGCTTATCGCACTATCAATGCGGTAATCGGTTGGCGGATGGGAATTAGCCACCTTTGGACTGGGGTAGGATTAGGTAATGTCGTCTTACTTTATCAAAAGTATCGTCCTACTTGGACAGGAAGAGAATCAGAATTAACCTTTCAATTACATAGTACTCCAGTTCAGCTTTGGGCTGAAATAGGTTTTTGGAGTGTGTTGTTAGAAGTAGGCGCGATCGCATTTTTGGGCTTTTTCTTATTGAAACTTTTGCGTGAGGGCAATAATTTAGTTAAGAGCGATCTTATTTTGAGTTGTTGTCTTTGTACTAGTTTATTTGCTTATGGCGTGATGAGTCTGACTGACTATCAATTAGATAATATTGCAATTAGCGTTACTTTAAGTTTATTTTGGGGTATTTTAGCTGCAATTTGGCGATCACAATCTTCTAGACAATGGCAATTAGCAAAAGTTCAATCAAGTTTGGGTTTAGTAGGATTGGGAATTACTTTTGCTGTAGTTATTTGGTTATTTCCTGTACATCGTGCTTGGCAACTTTCTAGTCAAGGTTTTATGGCACTAAATCAAGGAGATAACAATACTTTTATTGAAAAATTAACTAAAGCTAACCAATTAGCACCTTGGGAACCTTATTATTCTGCTCAATTGGGTTGGAATTTGGGTGAATTTGCTTTAGCAAGTAGTAATCCTGAAGAAAAACAGCAATTATCTCAAGCAGCAATTGAATGGTTGCAAAAATCAATCACCGCATCACCTTATTCAGAATTTGGTTATAGTAATCTTGGTTGGTTAGTTTTAAATGGTAATCCTTCAGCAGCAACTCAAGCTTTTGTTCAATCAGCAGAATTAATTCCAGCTAAACGTGGTGTTTTCTATGGTTTGGGAATTAGTTTATTAGTGCAAAGACAAATAAATTTAGCGACAGAAGCTTTTGTTTTAGAAATTTTACGCGATCCTGTTTTTATAACTAGTCCGATTTGGCAATCTCCTTTACTACAACAAGTTTATCCTTTAGTTTTAAATCGCTTAGAAACTAAATATAGTGAGTTGATTAAACAAAATCCTGATAATTCCTTTTGGCATCTTTGCCGAGGCAGTTTGTATTGGTGGGTAGGAAATTTAACAGCAGCAAAACAAGATTGGCAACCTTTAGCTAATCCTTTAATGGAAATATTGCTCGAAATTGATTCTGAATCACAATTAAAAACGAAGATTAATGATTTACCAGAATCATCAACTAAATTATTTCTTAAAGCTTGGTTTGAACCAGAAAATCGACCTCAATTACTACAACAAGCTTGGTTGCTACAAAAAAATCATACTCAAATGCCTTCTTCTTTGCATCAAGAATTATTAAACTCAATGGCACAAGCAAATAGCTTGAGAGAATGGTTAACTAGCAAAAATCCTATCATTCCTTATCGTCGGGAACGTTCAGGATTTGGTGTAGTCAGTCGTCATATTGATGGTACTATTCCTAATGATTTTCTAGTCGTAGTTGATAATATAGCGATCGCAACTTGGTTTGATAGTATCTTTCCTTCACCAGTCTATTTTCCCGATCTTGATCGCATTTTACAACCGCAACGCGATACTTTATTAAAAACTATCTTGGCAAGTAAATAGTTAAAAAGATTTTACATATTTTCAGCAACTCACTTGAATGCGATTGTATTCAAGTTTTTTATTTTTTTCATAACAAATAAAGTTCTCATACCTAATCTAAGTATGAAAACTATTCTCAAAAATTAGCTAGCTGACAAAATTTCTTCATCAACTGAAAAATCTATTTCGGATCGCTCTCTTTCTGAAGCTAAATAATCGTTTTGGAAAGAATCTTTTAACCCCGAAACTAGATCGTATTTTGGTTGCCAATTTAACTCAGTCTTGGCTTTATTAATCTCGGCAAAGAAGTGCTGTGTACGTATAGGAAAAGCTTTGCGCTTACCAAAATTAAATTTACTTGGGTCATAATGAACTAGTTTAATCTCATCAGCAGACTTACCAGCAGCTTCGGCACAAGCATAAGCCAAACCATTAAACGTAACATAGCGCTCGCCTGAAATATTATAGATTTGCCCAACCGCTTGTTGATTACCTAAGACGGCTGCCATTGCGATCGCTAAATCTTCAACATGACCGAATTGAGTTAAATATAATCCATTACCAGGGATTAAAATGGGACGATTTCTGACAATGCGATCAAAAAACCAAGCTTCAAGATCGTTATAATTTTGAGGTCCATAAATATAAGTAGGGCGAATTGAAGTCCAAGGAATACCAGATTGGGCTAAATAAGCTTCGGTTTCATGTTTGCCTTTGTGACGACTTTTGGGGTCAACTAGATCACCTTCTCGATGAGGCATTTGTTCGGATTTTAAATAGACTCCTGCCGAACTTACATAAACAAAATGTTGAATTCGATCCTTAAATATTTCTACTAAAGGCTGAGTATCACTTAATTCCCGACCATTATTATCAAAAACTGCATCAAAACTTGTTTGTCCTAATTTTTCTTTTAGTAAAGCAGTATCTTTGCGATCGCCTTGGATTTGTTGTACTCCCTCAATCGGTGCAGGTTTATTACCGCGATTAAATAAAACTACTTCATGACCTTGTTGAACCAAAATTTTAGTTAAATAAACCCCGATAAAACGAGTACCACCCATAATTAAAATTCGCATATTTCCTCCTGACTGCAATCTCCTACAACCTTAATATCCTATAACGTTCATTCAACCTAACCCAAACATCCCTTGGAATAAAAAAAAATCCCCTAGCCGAAAACTAGGGGAATACCAAAAAACTTTTTACTTAATGCCTTAATAAGCATCTTGTAATTCGTAAAAATCAGGCGAAATATAATCTTTACGCAATGGCCAACCAATCCAATCTTCTGGCATCAAAAGGCGTTTGAGATTAGGATGTCCTTCATAGACAATGCCATACATATCGTAACTTTCTCGCTCTTGCCAATCAGCAGCCTTCCAAATCCAATAAACCGAAGGAACTTTAGGATTATCCCTTGGTAAAAAGACTTTGAGACGAACTTCTTCAGGGCGATCGGCATCATCACTAACTTTGATTAGATGATAGAAACTGACCAATTCTTTACCAGGACCCAAATCATAAGCACCTTGACACTGAAGATAGTTAAAGCCATAGGCATATAAAGCCGTAGCGATCGGAATCAAAAATTCCGCCTCAACTTTAATCAGTTCAACCTTGCTAGTATCTACAGGTAACGCTTCATTATCAAAACCATTTTCTGTCAGCCAAGTTGCAACTTTACCCGCAGGGACTAACTCAGATGCCTCTTCTGGAGTAGGATTATCTGTTTTTGGTTCTTCAGCCACGTTCTACCTCCTCTTCAGTTGCTTGGAGTGCTGGAGATACAGGCATTCCCATTGCTTCGGTTAATTCCTTCGGTGGGGCTTGTCGCGTTGCTGACTGGAGATATTGACCAGTCAAAATTGGTGCAACTGTCTTCATATTATGAGTAGTGCTGTAATAACGATGAGTTTGTTCTAAAACAGCAGAACGTTCTTGAAGGGATTGATTAGCAATTTTTTTGCGTAACTTAATAATTGCATCAAAAATTGCTTCGGGACGAGGAGGACAACCTGGAATATAAACATCTACAGGAATTAATTTGTCTACCCCTCTGACTGTAGTAGGAGAATCGACACTAAACATTCCTCCTGTAATGGTACAAGCACCCATCGCAATCACATACTTAGGCTCAGGCATTTCTTCGTAGAGACGTACCAAAGCTGGTGCCATTTTCATCGTAATTGTACCTGCTGTAATAATTAAATCAGCTTGGCGAGGACTGGAACGGGGAACTAAGCCATAACGGTCAAAGTCAAATCTCGAACCAATCAAAGCAGCAAACTCAATAAAACAGCAAGCAGTACCGTATAACATGGGCCAAAGGCTAGAGAGTTTTGCCCAGTTGTAAAGGTCATCTACGGTAGTTAAGATAACGTTTTCAGACAGGTCTTGAGTTACCTGACCAGATTTAATTGGATTAAGAATTTTTTCTTTTTGTTCTTGTTCAAAAATTTTAGAAGTCATGACCATTCAAGAGCTCCTTTTCTCCACGCATATACTAGAGCAACCACCAGAATGGCGATAAAAATTAGTGCTTCAACAAATGCTAAGAGTCCTAAACGATTAAATGCTACTGCCCAAGGGTATAAAAATACTGTTTCTACATCGAAAACAACAAACACTAAGGCGAACATATAATAGCGGATATTAAATTGAATCCAAGCACCGCCAATCGGCTCCATTCCAGATTCGTAAGTAGTTAGTCGCTCAGGACCACCGCTTTTCGGTCTGAGTAATTTGGAAGCAGTTAAGGCCAAGGCGGGAACTAAACTACAAATGAGCAAGAAGCCCAGGAAATATTCATAGCCATTGAGTACAAACAATTTTAAGCTATACTCCTCTACAGAAAGGACTAGATCATATATTAAGTTTATTGTAGTATTATTTACCCATTCTCTCTGGTTTCAATAACAGAGAATTTGGCTAAGATTGACGAGGAAATTTCGGTAATTCTACTGCTGCTAAAGACTTGGGTTTTTTCTCGGTATTAACGGTATTGATTACGGGTGAAGGCCAATTGGTTTCTTTTAATGGTGGTTGATTGCTTTCTGAGGAATTAGAGTTTTTAAAGGGAGTAACATTGGATGGCTCGCTTGATTTTAAGGAAGTTACACTATGCTCTTTTGCTTCCCCACGAGAGCGTTCCGACCAAGCTTGAATTGGTTTATTATTGGCTTTGATTGAATTGGTTGGGGTTGAGTCTACCGAACTAGAATTAGCATATTCAATGTATCGGTCTAAAGCTGTTTTATACTGCAAAGTATATCTTTGTTGGCGATGGAGTCGAGCGTCTAATTCTTGAGCTAGTTGTTCTTTGGCTAGCAGTTCATGAGTTTTATTATTGTAGTTTTCTTGAATTAAAGCACATTCTCTTTCTAGTTGAGCTATTTGTTGTTGAGAAGCTTGTAGCTGTTTAGAAAGGTTTTCATTGAGTAGTTTTTGATTTTGTTCTTCTTGTTGAAGAGTTTCAATTTGAGCAATTAGGTTGGCTATTTCTTCTTGATTTTGATTGAGTTCTTTGGCTTGTTGGGCAATTAAGGTATCTGTATTTTGCGATCGCTGTGTTTGTTTTTGAACTAGATTCGTAACTTCTGCTAATTCTTGTTCTAACTTAAACACTTTTTTGAGTAGTTTGCGGTTGTGTTCTCTCAGTTTATGGGCTAGTTTATGCCAATCAATTTCGTTGACTTGTGACTCATTAGGATCGGATTCATGATTTTCTCTAGAATCTTCTTGTTCTGAGCGATTAGGCTCGACCACCAATTCAGAGTTCGATCTATTGACAAGTTCTTCAGAAGAATCTTCAGCATTTAAGGAAGCAGAATTATAGTTATGAGCTTCAGTCATGGTAACGAATTAGATAGTAAATATATTAATAACAGCGGATCAGACAAAACCGAAACAATTAAAAAATCAATTTATTTTCATGGTTTAAAGAAGCAAAAAATTAAGCTATTTTACGCAACGTAATATAGAACACTAATTTTTTTTAGCAATACTCAAGTTTGAGTTTGCTTTCGATTAGATATAGCTTATACACTAGTTTGGAAATTGACTAGATTTGTTCACAATATTTTTCACCGCAGCATTTGATTTAATAATTCTTGATGCATTAAAGCGCGATCAATTAAAGAACGAATCTGGGCAGAATCAAGGGCATTTCCATTAGCATAATAATTAATCCAAGCTGTGCTAATTTGATTAGCATTTTCTGGTAGTTGTGCTAGTTCCCATCCTGGTAAATCTAGTTCTGACATTAATTGACTAACTTTTGGATCGTAGCTAAGAGCAAAACAACGACATTCTTCGGCTGCTGCCATAATTAAGCTGTGAAGGCGCATGCCAATTACCATTTCTACGCCTTTGAATAATCCTTTTAATTCTTTGGGATTTTCTAAAGTAATGATCTGATGTTCTCCTGGTAATTGAGAAGCTATTTTGCTTGCGATCGCACTATCTTGAGACGGTTGAAAAGGAACTAGTAAAATGCAGGTTTGAGTGCTTTTTTGAAAGTCGATTAAAGCTTTAGTTAGTATTTCTAAACGGGCTGATGTTAATTGGGGATGAGGTCGTAGGGTGACTGCAACTCTAGGGGCTGGCAAATCCCATAAACCTTTAACAGGAGTAGCTTCTAAAGCCCAAACAGGATCTGGGGCAATCAATGGGGAGAGTTGCCAATCAGCTAACAGTTTGGCAGAGGCATAATCACGAACGCTGATTGCTTGACAACCCAATAAAGTTTGTTTCGTCAACCAACGAGTAAAAGAACGTTTGAGAGGCCCTATTCCCTGCGCCCAAGCGATGGTTTTTAAGCCTTGTTGTTGTGCTAATGCCATTAATCCTGCATAGTAAATCGGGCTACTGATGCTGGTAATATCTTGCATTAAACTTCCCCCTCCCCAAATAAACCAATCAGATTGTTTGAGGACCTTTAAAATGGCAAAAGCAGAACTGCGATCGCAACTAGTAACTCCGTAACGCTGTTGGGTTTGTTTAGGATTACCAGAAAGAACAATTGGCTTGACTTGTTTGGGCAGCATTTGCAGCAGAGACATTAATAAAGCTTCGTCACCGCCATTATCTTTGCCATAGTACCCACAAATTACTGCCTTAATTTCACTCATTTTAATTTGTTGATGTTACTGATAACCCAGTATAGTCTCAACATCTTTTGAAGTACTCAAGCGTTCAGAGTTATTTTGATTAATTTAGTTAAAATATTCAAAATTCTTTGAGTAAGTTTAAATTAGTTACCGCAAGAATAGTAATATTTTAAGCAGAAATTTGAGTGGATTGAGAAGTGTTGGGAAGATAATAAAGATATGCTCCTGGTAACCAGCCATAAGTCTCGGCAATCTTATCCATGACTTCTGCCCCTGGAATATAATTGGGGTCGTTGTAGAGTCGATAAGCAGTATCTCTGTTTACCCGAGTATCTTTCCAAAAACGATATCTAGTAATCTTCTGAGCATCCATCAAGGCTTTGAGGTTATTTCTGATCATTGATTGCCTTAATTTTAAAGATGATTGTCAATTTTTTATTTATACTTTGATCGTAATATAGAAAGGTAAAAATAAGAGCTAGGTGGAAATGATCAGACTAGCTTGATTATCAATTAACTTAGGCTGTTGCTCAGATGTAATGGCACTATACTGCTGAAAATAATTTCTGAGTAAGGGGGGGAAATCAGGAAAATTAAAACAAGTATCTCCTTGAGCAATATCTGCCCAAAAATAACGCAATTGTTCTACATATTCTTGTGCTTCTGGAAGAGATAAATTTAAGGGTGGTGAGGTTAATAATTTGACCATAAATGGATAAGAGCGATCGCCAAGCCATTCCCTCGAAATCTGAGGTAAATTTTTCCAACCAGCAACAGATGTAATACGATGAGATTCAATATGTAAATGTAAGCTGTCACGCTTCTGAACGTTAACCACGCGATAAGGATGGGGATAACTCACTAACGAACCAGTACAAATTTCGTAGATTTCTCCTAATTGAGCTACATCTTGAACATGCAAATGACCTGTAAAAAGTAGTTTTACATTGTATTTGTTTAAAATTTCTAATAATACTGGGGCATTACCCAACATATACCGTTTTCCTAAAGAATGCTGAGATTGTCCTGGTAAATGTTCGATAACGTTGTGATGAATCATTACCAATACCAGTCGCTCGGAAACTTGTTGTAGAGTATTTTCAAGCCAAATTAATTGTTTTTGGTCTAAATAGCCAATTTGTTGACCTTCAGCATCGAATTGATTAGAATTAAGGGCAATTAACTGGACTCCTGGTAAAATTTCCTTAGTGTAATAGAGTTCCGAGGGATTTTGATAACCACAAGCTTGATAATAACGAGGAAAATGATTAAATCCGATGGAATTTTCGGTTGCTAATAAAGTAGGAACATCGTGGTTACCTGGAATCACATAAACAGGAAAAGGTAACTGTTTCAATTTGCTTGCTAACCATTGATGATTTTCTGGTTCTCCATCTTGGGTCAAATCTCCTGGTAATAAAAGAAAATCAAGTTCTAAAGTCGCTAAATGTTCTAAAGCTTGTTCTAGGGCAGGAATACTGACTTCTACCAAATGAAATCTGTGGGCATGATTGTTAATTGTTTCTGGAACAGCGATATGTAAGTCACTGATAATACCAAAGCGAAAATCAAGATTCATTAGTTCAACCCAAGATAAATAATTGATTAGTTTGATCGGACGTTAATTAATCTCACTCAAGTTTTAAAATCTCAAGTGCGATCGCGTGATTTTTTCTTTCGCAACCAATTTACAATATTAAGTCAAATAATGCTGGTAACAGATGATGTTTATGTCGGTAAAATTAATGAATTGCGCCTACACTTTTTTAATTGAGTATAAGTTCAGTTATTAAATATTTATATCCTGTTAATTTTTTTTTTATAACATCTTGGCACTTCAAGCTTTTTTTGTTAGTTTATTGTCTGAATTAAATGACTGATTAAGTATAAAAATAGTAAGAAATCTACGCAATTTCAACTAGATTGTCACGCCTAATATTTTTAATTTGAGAATGATTTAGAATATAAAAATTTCCCAATTAAAAACAACAATGTAATTGTTAATAGATTCTTTTTGATTTAAATAGCTCACCAAGACAGGAAAAATAATTTTAACTGATTTTTCAACTAATAAAAGAGTAAGCAATATGACTTTAACTATTGATTTGTATGGCGATACTTTTGGCTATAGTTCTCAACAACTCGATCTAAAAAGTATTAATGGCTCGGTCAAGGAAAACAATCTAACTTTAACTTTTAATTTTTTTAATTCCATAGCTCCAGCTTCTTATTATCAAGACAATTCTGTTAATGGCACAATTTATTTAGATTTAGACCAAGACGCTAGTACAGGTACGCCATTATATTCAAATGTAGTTTTGCCTAATCAGGAAACAGAAATTGCTTTAGGTTATGAAGTTTCTCTCGATCTTTACAGCGAATCTTATCAACCTGGTTTAGTCAATTTATTTGATGAAGAATATGCAACTATTGGACAAGTTCCGATTGTTTATGAAGAAAATTCCTTTCAAATTAAAATACCTTTAACACTTATAGAAGATGATGGCGCAATAGACTATAGCGCAATAGTAGGTGGGAATTATGAATTAAGTGATTCAATCCCCAATCAAGGTGCGGGAAAAGTTTTATTAACAGATACAGAAGAAAGTGAACCCAATGATGCGATCGCCTCTGCCATCGATACGGGACTAAACTCGGATCGGGTTGGTCATTTCTTTATTGTTGGAGAAATTGGTAATAATCCTAATGTTGAACCTGCCAAAGATGTCGATTTTTATCAAGTTAAGCTAGAAAAAGGTGATTATTTAACTGTTGATATTGATGCTACAGTTTTTGGTTCAAACTTAAATTCAAAAGTAGAATTATTTAACTCTCAAGGTGATTTAGTCGCTGTTAATAATGGTTATTATGGCTGGGATGCTTTCCTCAATTTCACAGCTAATACTACTAATACTTACTATGTCAGTGTTAGTGGAGTTGAGTATGACTATCCTATCCCCTTAGATGAGAGTAAAGATAAAAGTATTATTTTTCCTCCAGGTAGTAGTACGGGTAGTTATAACCTTGAAATTACCTTATTCTCTCCCAACTTTATTACAGGCACAGCAACAGATAATGTTTTGAATGGGACTGAATTTTATGACGTTATTTCTGGTTTAGAAGGCAACGACGACATTTTTGGGTTTGATGGTGAAGACCGCATTAATGGTGGCAAAGGTAACGATTTTATTAGAGGAGGAAATGGCAAAGATGTAATTGAAGGCGATCGCGATAATGATGTGATTTTTGGTGATGCTCACGAAGACAAAATTAATGGTGGGGATGGTTTTGATGTAATCTTTGGTGGCGAAGGTAATGACAAAATTAAAGGTGGTAACGACAAAGATCGTCTTTTTGGTGGCAAAGGAGACGATTCAATTTGGGGAGAAAATGGTAACGACTTTCTGAATGGGGGAGATGGTTTAGATCGAATCGTTGGCGGTTTGGGTAACGATGTGATTTATGGCAAAAGTGGTGAAGATACACTTTATGGACAAGATGGTCACGATTTAATCAAAGGCGGTTCAGGTTCTGATTATATTTATGCTGGTTCTGGTAATGATACTTTAAGCGGTGTTGATTTATTAGGATTAGGCAGTTATGAAGTTGATTATTTAGCGGGTGGTTTAGGAAAAGATACTTTTATTCTAGGAACTGTTAATCACGTTTTCTATGATGATAGCAATTCGGCTTCTACTGGAGAATCTGACTATGCTACTATTACTGACTTCAACTCTAGTGAAGATAAGATTCAACTCCACGGTTCACCTGAATCATATTATTTAGACTTCTTTTCCTATAGTTATTATGGTGCTGCAAATACCAATGTTGCTATTATGCGTGATGGTGGGGTTAGCCAAAGAGATGAACAGATTGCTATTTTAGAAAATGTTTCAGCAGATTTGACTCTAAGGGATTCTGCTTTTGTTTTTGTGTAAAAGGTAGAGCTTTGGGAATTCCAAACCTTATTTTGGCATTGCCTCATGGTAGGTATGAAAAATACTAAATTATCTATCGTATCAGTCTACTTTTTTTAAGTTCACTTGAAACTAAGAGCTAAAAGCTAAAAGCTAAGACCTAAAAGCTAAAAGCTAAGACCTAGAACAAAATTACTCTCGGTTTCATACTTCAAATCAGCAACGCCCTTATTTTTTATTTTTTGACATTATTATTTGAGATTCCACATTTGTCTCTTGATCAACCATTCTCCTGAGTCTTCTTTGTGGAGAAGCCAAGTCTTCGTAGCTTTGAATGAATTTGTCTTCCCATCAGCATGGTTAACAGTAGTTACATCCGCGTGCGCGATACCATATATCCATTGGTCATTGATCCACAAAGCGTCAATGGGTCTAGATTGAACACTCCATTTGGCAATATCATAGTCTTTGTGTTCACTCTTGGAAATCTCATCCGGTCCGTATTCAGGTTCTGACCCCGGTGGAATCCGAATTGCGTCTGTGGCAAATAGTTTTCCATAGGCTACCGAATCATTGGCACTGACGGCTGCTTGGTATTTTTCACACATTACCTTGAGAACTTCGTTTGCATCGATCATAGTTTGTGCCTCCTTGGTTAGTTTGCTTGTTCCTGTCGTATAGCAGACAAGCAAGATTGATATAACCGAAGCTGACTTTTTACACCAGTTTTTTTAGCAAAATTTGCACTTTGCCTAACTATTTTATTAGAAGAAAACTGTTTGAATATGAGTTAATCTAGCTATCTTCAATCATAATTTGCATTAAGTCTTGCGAAATTAATTTAATTATATTTCTTAAAAATTTGTGCTAACGCTAGTGTGTTTACTTACCAATATTGTGCGTTAGCTCTTGTTTTACAGATTTTCTTTGTCTCTAAACAACTAAAACATTGCCTTAAAATATTCTCTCCGCATCATAGCGATCGCGTCAATCGAAATTCCTTTGGGACAAACGGCTTCGCATTCACCGTGGTTGGAACAGTCACCAAATCCTTCTTTTGCCATCTGTTCGCTCATCTTTTTGACTCTTAACTTACGTTCGGGTTCTCCTTGGGGTAATAAAGCTAGGTGGGAGATTTTAGCAGCAGTAAACAGAGAGGCGGAAGCGTTGGGACAAGCAGCGATACAAGCACCACAACTAATACAAGTAGCATAATCAAAGGCGCGATCGCTTTTTTCTTTGGCAACGGGAATGGTATTAGCGTCAGGTGCTGCACCTGTATTAACGGAAATATAACCACCAGCACCAATAATGCGGTCTAAGGCAGAACGATCTACCACTAAATCTTTAATGATAGGAAATGCTTTAGCACGCCAAGGTTCGATGACTATGGTATCGCCATCCTGAAAGCTTCGCATA includes these proteins:
- a CDS encoding O-antigen polymerase, whose protein sequence is MATIISQGSTISLAKIFGLFTICFYVLFTLLADSHSLMVLYPVVLLWQIGLMLPILWLLILVWQNKKIALGNNLDWLVGLGLIGVIISTVFAQFKPQAIWYGWAAFGLIAVIYLVNYYGDSPQIRAQILVKQGYLNLALIIVSLFLWTTQTLLPELARLQQLKQAGINLTFDFSTIELRNWAPFGHQNYVAGYLVLALPLLIGLTILATDWQRWLWLSGCVLGLLDLYTTSSRGGWLAVIATFVIGLLILLCFSSLPRLWLILGGISSFIGLSLVILVNNRFNTLIMAVIKGEGGGELAYRTINAVIGWRMGISHLWTGVGLGNVVLLYQKYRPTWTGRESELTFQLHSTPVQLWAEIGFWSVLLEVGAIAFLGFFLLKLLREGNNLVKSDLILSCCLCTSLFAYGVMSLTDYQLDNIAISVTLSLFWGILAAIWRSQSSRQWQLAKVQSSLGLVGLGITFAVVIWLFPVHRAWQLSSQGFMALNQGDNNTFIEKLTKANQLAPWEPYYSAQLGWNLGEFALASSNPEEKQQLSQAAIEWLQKSITASPYSEFGYSNLGWLVLNGNPSAATQAFVQSAELIPAKRGVFYGLGISLLVQRQINLATEAFVLEILRDPVFITSPIWQSPLLQQVYPLVLNRLETKYSELIKQNPDNSFWHLCRGSLYWWVGNLTAAKQDWQPLANPLMEILLEIDSESQLKTKINDLPESSTKLFLKAWFEPENRPQLLQQAWLLQKNHTQMPSSLHQELLNSMAQANSLREWLTSKNPIIPYRRERSGFGVVSRHIDGTIPNDFLVVVDNIAIATWFDSIFPSPVYFPDLDRILQPQRDTLLKTILASK
- a CDS encoding mRNA-binding protein: MRILIMGGTRFIGVYLTKILVQQGHEVVLFNRGNKPAPIEGVQQIQGDRKDTALLKEKLGQTSFDAVFDNNGRELSDTQPLVEIFKDRIQHFVYVSSAGVYLKSEQMPHREGDLVDPKSRHKGKHETEAYLAQSGIPWTSIRPTYIYGPQNYNDLEAWFFDRIVRNRPILIPGNGLYLTQFGHVEDLAIAMAAVLGNQQAVGQIYNISGERYVTFNGLAYACAEAAGKSADEIKLVHYDPSKFNFGKRKAFPIRTQHFFAEINKAKTELNWQPKYDLVSGLKDSFQNDYLASERERSEIDFSVDEEILSAS
- a CDS encoding NADH dehydrogenase (ubiquinone) 30 kDa subunit; this encodes MAEEPKTDNPTPEEASELVPAGKVATWLTENGFDNEALPVDTSKVELIKVEAEFLIPIATALYAYGFNYLQCQGAYDLGPGKELVSFYHLIKVSDDADRPEEVRLKVFLPRDNPKVPSVYWIWKAADWQERESYDMYGIVYEGHPNLKRLLMPEDWIGWPLRKDYISPDFYELQDAY
- a CDS encoding NADH-quinone oxidoreductase, B subunit; translated protein: MVMTSKIFEQEQKEKILNPIKSGQVTQDLSENVILTTVDDLYNWAKLSSLWPMLYGTACCFIEFAALIGSRFDFDRYGLVPRSSPRQADLIITAGTITMKMAPALVRLYEEMPEPKYVIAMGACTITGGMFSVDSPTTVRGVDKLIPVDVYIPGCPPRPEAIFDAIIKLRKKIANQSLQERSAVLEQTHRYYSTTHNMKTVAPILTGQYLQSATRQAPPKELTEAMGMPVSPALQATEEEVERG
- a CDS encoding NADH-ubiquinone/plastoquinone oxidoreductase chain 3, which gives rise to MFVLNGYEYFLGFLLICSLVPALALTASKLLRPKSGGPERLTTYESGMEPIGGAWIQFNIRYYMFALVFVVFDVETVFLYPWAVAFNRLGLLAFVEALIFIAILVVALVYAWRKGALEWS
- a CDS encoding hypothetical protein (conserved hypothetical protein) gives rise to the protein MTEAHNYNSASLNAEDSSEELVNRSNSELVVEPNRSEQEDSRENHESDPNESQVNEIDWHKLAHKLREHNRKLLKKVFKLEQELAEVTNLVQKQTQRSQNTDTLIAQQAKELNQNQEEIANLIAQIETLQQEEQNQKLLNENLSKQLQASQQQIAQLERECALIQENYNNKTHELLAKEQLAQELDARLHRQQRYTLQYKTALDRYIEYANSSSVDSTPTNSIKANNKPIQAWSERSRGEAKEHSVTSLKSSEPSNVTPFKNSNSSESNQPPLKETNWPSPVINTVNTEKKPKSLAAVELPKFPRQS
- a CDS encoding polysaccharide pyruvyl transferase; the encoded protein is MSEIKAVICGYYGKDNGGDEALLMSLLQMLPKQVKPIVLSGNPKQTQQRYGVTSCDRSSAFAILKVLKQSDWFIWGGGSLMQDITSISSPIYYAGLMALAQQQGLKTIAWAQGIGPLKRSFTRWLTKQTLLGCQAISVRDYASAKLLADWQLSPLIAPDPVWALEATPVKGLWDLPAPRVAVTLRPHPQLTSARLEILTKALIDFQKSTQTCILLVPFQPSQDSAIASKIASQLPGEHQIITLENPKELKGLFKGVEMVIGMRLHSLIMAAAEECRCFALSYDPKVSQLMSELDLPGWELAQLPENANQISTAWINYYANGNALDSAQIRSLIDRALMHQELLNQMLR